The DNA segment CTCACAGACCCCAGAGCAGCTAAAGGACTGTCAATACACTGATTTGCTCTCAGCATGCCACGCTGCTCATGGATGACATTGCTGTACTTTATTTTGAGGGGGAATGAGAAATGTTAGTTGTTTTCTTTATCCAAATAAACCCATTACTGTAAACACATGTTTTTACTGAGTAATGAACAGTATTGCAGCTCTCAAAACAAATCATTTCACATCAATACAGATCAGGGAAACATATAAAAGATTGTGGTCGTTGCGAGTCTATCTGTGTTTGCCGTATCTGTTGAAGCGGCGGTACAGGAAGCTGATCCTCTTCTCCAGGTTGTGTCTGTCCTCTGTCATCATACGGTCTCCTACCATCCGCTTCTTTCTGATGAGACGCTGAAATTCATTTCCTTTGAAACCCTTGAGCCATACAGGGCCTTTGATCAAGTCCTTTGGGTGGGCTTTAAAATCACCTGCAgtgaaagacaaaacaaaaaatgccTGACTGAAAACTGGGATTAAAACTgggtaatattaaatatttacaatacaTTTGATATTTACTACTTCAGAGCAAATGTATAAGTAAGGAATAATCCACGGCAAGGTGTgcgttaagtaagggataatgtacagtcagccggttatcatcacaaaataaaccccgacagggtgatcaggacctcaACACGAAGCGGCGAACTCTTGTATCAGCCTggaggggtttattttgtgataacaaacagtttgtaatgtttgtacagtatcccgcttattacacggcgactaaccaaataaatgaatatatggacataaaatattgatctgcactgaaattatgtaattatgtgaaaagaaaataGTTCTGTAGGTGTTTGTTTTGAGGAAATTACCGTCTGACTACTCATTatccatcttattacaagactaactgccaaataaacaaataaagtacatgaaacattgatgaattgaaaatattttattagtttacttgtagagatcacagagtgatccgagaagcaggaacgaTGTCTCGCAGAACCCAAATGTGCGGactgatacgtggatgtgcggttgttcttcagaaatatcagaccgctagatggcgccatttaccaatcagaatcaagtattaaaGAGAGCCAAGTAATAAACGATTTTAATGCACAACATGAAGGCAAAGAACCACCCGATGCAAAGTAGATTCGTAGACTATCCCGTTTATACCATGGTCATTTGCCAGCATTGATCAGTTACAGCTGACATtgatttttacacacaaattttgactggaagaatgTTATTGAATAACAATAACTTCATCTACAGGTCgttagatctagagttctgcccgttctaaatcagacacaagTAGTGAGATAagataacatttatttgaatgaattaaataaaaatatgtatgaataattggaaaaatggacatgagttttaaagggatagttcacccaaaaatgaaaattctctcatcatttactcaccctcatgccatcccagatgtgtacttttgctaaacacaaatttttagaagaatatttcagctctgttggtcctcacaatgcaagtaaatggtgacaagaactttgaatcaccaaaaagcacataaaggtagcataaaattaatccagtggtttaatccatgtcttctgaagtgatatgataggtgtgggtcctttttccttcactttctccttctgtttttggtgattcacattctttgtgcatattgccctctactgggcagggaggagaatttatgataaaaaaggacttaaatatcgatctgtttgtcacccacacctatcatactgcttcagaatacattgatttaatcactagagtcttatggattacttttatgctgcctctatgtgcttttaggagcatcaaagttctggtcaccattcacttgcattgtgaggacctacagagctgaaatattcttctaaaaatcttcatttgtattctgcagaagaaaaagtcatgcacatctgggatggcatgagggtgaataaatgatgagagggtgaactatccttttaaaaactgaatttgaatactcaatccagaaataataatagccacagaatgtagggTTGGAACTCATGAGAATGTTATATTTAACttctattctttgtcattttcacactGGGGAAAATAACGGCGTTGCTgacgtgacagttgtaaaagtggcACTCCCTGAACATTAtgagggaaaaccatccaaaacgttTTGAAACCTTCAGACTTTGACGTCTGAGACATCCATATGgcatccattaaggctgcacgattgattgaattcAAAAGAAATCGTAATGTCTCCTTGCGTGATTACTAAATTGCAAAAGGCTTCATTTTATAAtattcagcgcttcagtcagcgATAAGTGATCACGGGGTGCCCTCTAGCAGCTATAGACGCACATGTTGAGCAGGGCAGCAATATTGATGTTTATCACATTACAAAATAAATCGTCTTGCCGGACAGCAAGACACCTTTGATGGGTACAGTTTACCTTATCTCCCCcaaaaaacagctgaatgtcaaaccatattTTCCTCACAAGATTTCTGAGTGTTTAAGGGGAAAGTGCAGATGCATTTCTAATTATCTCTAGGTCAGAGTCAGTAATACggggctgatgaacactgttgtCTCTTCcgtgtttcctgtagcacttcacagttgatttaaagacagCACTGCATGACCTGATGATGACTCATATTCAAGATGCTGCCATGGATGGCTGActcagtgtggagctctccaattcttttgttgtttttgtttgttctgtgtttagtcattttttaccaatcagttttaccagggacgaactgctgaacattcggcagcacataccagacaatcttttcccagtttttgattATTCTGACaatttgctggacattttagttggaggcgcagctgtgctgttcaagagacgtaggcgagggagacgagccggcacgctggtcaagctccatcagcgcggctttcgaacagcactgccaagtattcatctagcgaatctctgctcttttcctaacaaaacggacaaactacatctcacccatacaaacaagggcTTTTCAcattctgctgccttgtgcttcacagaaacctggctgagtgaagccagtgtggagttaatggggaaaataagaggcagtggaacatgcttttacaatgaaagttggtgtacacaTGTAAcgacgttaaagaggatgtgctgtcctaatttggaagcgctttaTATCAACTGTAAGGctttctactcaccgcaggagttttcctcgtttattctggtgagtgtttatatctcGCCACACGCGTGCGGGAGCGCAGTGCTGCaaaagctggctgatcagatcatagacacggaacaacaatacccggactcagttattatt comes from the Myxocyprinus asiaticus isolate MX2 ecotype Aquarium Trade chromosome 15, UBuf_Myxa_2, whole genome shotgun sequence genome and includes:
- the mrpl51 gene encoding 39S ribosomal protein L51, mitochondrial, which produces MSMFGGLLRSGLTFCQSSLLLCTRHFSTGTCARVRMHAIPKLKEVDRWTEKRSMFGVYDNIGILGDFKAHPKDLIKGPVWLKGFKGNEFQRLIRKKRMVGDRMMTEDRHNLEKRISFLYRRFNRYGKHR